One region of Strigops habroptila isolate Jane chromosome 11, bStrHab1.2.pri, whole genome shotgun sequence genomic DNA includes:
- the LOC115614424 gene encoding semaphorin-3D-like isoform X2 → MHPAPRRSLPLAALVLCLLLQQPGSSKAWKQHAPRLRLAYKDLLKSNSSRLLLASGDGLDFQALLVDEDRAWLMVGAKNHIFLLHLDHPSREPEKIFWPASREQVEHCQLAGKNVETECANFIRLLQPFNRTHVFACGTGSYQPICAFIQLGARGKGPGAPAMRLVTHSLESGRGRCPYSPREPFTGLLVDGELYSGTSSDFMGSSAAFFRTWVHGAEQSYIRTEQNQDHWLHEPAFVGAYAIPDTYNPHDDKVYIFFRETAMEAGQWERRHIHARVARVCKNDVGGKHSLINRWSTFLKARLVCSIPGPQGAETHFDQLEDVFLLRTRDPQNPLVFGLFTVSSGVFSGSAVCIYSMAAVRAAFSGPFAHKEGFDYRWVEYKGRVPYPRPGTCPSETYDPLLQSTKDFPDEVISFMRTHQLMWEPVYPRGRQPVLARVNVPYRLRRLLVHRLETENRHYDVLFLGTDEGKVLKVGLAGGVSRGTEVISLEEISVTKVPSPILDMKLSPKRQELFVSSTHGLIQLSLYRCELYGKTCTDCCLARDPYCTWDSRTCAPHVLTEKRRARCQDVLKSDPLSQCQDTAEGTAAVEKLVFGVEKNSTFLECLARSPQTTVRWLARHGEETSLSEVRSNGHFSVLEQGLLIRQLAPEDAGTYECQAMERSFSRPLTRYSLRIIRHEAMELPPYRRSKGAELGGTHQSPRPRTDLHPGYKGFPRALGAPGTSLDVYCNALRLQERQRQKAWHQKWQHPSPDSKSGRVRRHRQPL, encoded by the exons ATCTGCTGAAATCCAACAGCTCTCGCCTGCTGCTGGCCTCAGGGGATGGACTGGATTTCCAAGCCCTTTTGGTGGATGAAGACAGGGCCTGGCTGATGGTGGGAGCGAAAAACCACATCTTCCTGCTCCACCTGGACCATCCCAGCAGGGAGCCTGAGAAG ATTTTCTGGCCAGCCTCCCGGGAGCAGGTCGAGCATTGCCAGCTGGCTGGGAAGAACGTGGAG ACGGAGTGTGCCAACTTCATCCGCCTCCTCCAGCCCTTCAACAGGACCCATGTGTTCGCCTGCGGGACCGGCTCCTACCAGCCCATCTGTGCCTTCATCCAGCTGGGAGCCCGGGGGAAG GGTCCCGGGGCTCCCGCCATGCGGTTGGTGACTCACTCCTTGGAATCAGGGCGAGGACGGTGCCCGTACAGCCCCCGTGAACCCTTCACAGGACTCCTTGTGG ATGGGGAGCTGTATTCCGGCACCTCCAGTGACTTCATGGGCAGCAGCGCCGCCTTCTTCCGGACCTGGGTCcatggggctgagcagagcTACATCCGGACAGAGCAGAACCAGGACCACTGGCTACATG AGCCCGCATTCGTCGGCGCCTATGCCATCCCTGATACCTACAACCCGCACGATGACAAGGTCTACATCTTCTTCCGTGAGACAGCCATGGAAGCTGGGCAGTGGGAGAGGCGGCACATCCATGCCAGAGTGGCCCGGGTCTGCAAG AACGACGTTGGAGGGAAGCACAGCCTCATCAACCGCTGGAGCACATTCCTCAAGGCCCGCCTGGTGTGCTCCATCCCCGGGCCCCAGGGCGCCGAGACACACTTCGACCAGCTCG AGGATGTTTTCCTCCTGCGCACCCGGGACCCCCAGAATCCCCTCGTCTTTGGCCTCTTCACAGTCTCCAG CGGTGTCTTCAGTGGCTCTGCCGTCTGCATCTACTCCATGGCTGCCGTGAGAGCTGCCTTCAGCGGCCCCTTCGCACACAAGGAGGGATTCGACTACCGCTGGGTAGAATATAAGGGCCGTGTCCCCTATCCCCGTCCTGGCACG TGCCCCAGCGAGACGTACGACCCCCTCCTGCAGTCCACCAAGGACTTCCCCGACGAGGTGATCAGCTTCATGCGCACCCACCAGCTGATGTGGGAGCCCGTGTACCCGCGGGGCCGCCAGCCCGTCCTGGCCAGGGTCAACGTTCCTTACCGGCTGCGGCGCCTGCTGGTGCACAGGCTGGAGACGGAGAACAGGCACTACGACGTGCTCTTCCTCGGCACCG ATGAAGGTAAAGTCCTGAAGGTGGGGCTGGCCGGTGGTGTGAGCCGTGGCACCGAGGTGATCAGCCTGGAGGAGATCAGCGTCACCAAG gTGCCTTCTCCCATCCTGGACATGAAGCTATCACCGAAGCGG caggagctgtttgTGAGCAGCACCCACGGGCTGATCCAGCTCTCCCTGTACCGCTGCGAGCTCTATGGCAAAACCTGCACCGACTGCTGCCTCGCCAGGGACCCTTACTGCACCTGGGACAGCAGGACCTGCGCCCCTCATGTGCTCACCGAGAAGAG GCGTGCCCGCTGCCAGGATGTGCTAAAGTCTGACCCGCTCAGCCAGTGCCAGGACACCGCGGAGG GGACCGCTGCTGTGGAGAAGCTGGTTTTTGGGGTGGAGAAGAACTCAACGTTCCTCGAGTGCCTGGCGCGCTCCCCGCAGACCACTGTGCGGTGGCTGGCGCGGCACGGCGAGGAGACGAGCCTGAGCGAG GTCAGGAGCAACGGGCACTTCTcggtgctggagcaggggctgctgaTCCGGCAGCTGGCTCCGGAGGACGCGGGCACCTATGAGTGCCAGGCCATGGAGCGCTCCTTCTCCCGGCCCCTCACCCGGTACAGCCTCCGCATCATCAGGCACGAGGCCATGGAGCTGCCACCTTACAGACGGAGCAAGGGGGCCGAGCTGGGAGGGACCCACCAGAGCCCCCGGCCCCGCACTGACCTGCACCCGGGCTACAAGGGCTTCCCGCGGGCCCTGGGGGCACCGGGCACCAGCCTGGATGTCTACTGCAATGCCCTGCggctgcaggagaggcagcGGCAGAAAGCCTGGCATCAGAAGTGGCAGCACCCATCCCCGGACAGCAAGAGCGGCCGGGTGCGGCGGCACCGCCAGCCCCTGTGA
- the LOC115614424 gene encoding semaphorin-3D-like isoform X1, protein MHPAPRRSLPLAALVLCLLLQQPGSSKAWKQHAPRLRLAYKDLLKSNSSRLLLASGDGLDFQALLVDEDRAWLMVGAKNHIFLLHLDHPSREPEKIFWPASREQVEHCQLAGKNVETECANFIRLLQPFNRTHVFACGTGSYQPICAFIQLGARGKGPGAPAMRLVTHSLESGRGRCPYSPREPFTGLLVDGELYSGTSSDFMGSSAAFFRTWVHGAEQSYIRTEQNQDHWLHEPAFVGAYAIPDTYNPHDDKVYIFFRETAMEAGQWERRHIHARVARVCKNDVGGKHSLINRWSTFLKARLVCSIPGPQGAETHFDQLEDVFLLRTRDPQNPLVFGLFTVSSGVFSGSAVCIYSMAAVRAAFSGPFAHKEGFDYRWVEYKGRVPYPRPGTCPSETYDPLLQSTKDFPDEVISFMRTHQLMWEPVYPRGRQPVLARVNVPYRLRRLLVHRLETENRHYDVLFLGTDEGKVLKVGLAGGVSRGTEVISLEEISVTKVPSPILDMKLSPKRQELFVSSTHGLIQLSLYRCELYGKTCTDCCLARDPYCTWDSRTCAPHVLTEKRRARCQDVLKSDPLSQCQDTAEGTAAVEKLVFGVEKNSTFLECLARSPQTTVRWLARHGEETSLSEQVRSNGHFSVLEQGLLIRQLAPEDAGTYECQAMERSFSRPLTRYSLRIIRHEAMELPPYRRSKGAELGGTHQSPRPRTDLHPGYKGFPRALGAPGTSLDVYCNALRLQERQRQKAWHQKWQHPSPDSKSGRVRRHRQPL, encoded by the exons ATCTGCTGAAATCCAACAGCTCTCGCCTGCTGCTGGCCTCAGGGGATGGACTGGATTTCCAAGCCCTTTTGGTGGATGAAGACAGGGCCTGGCTGATGGTGGGAGCGAAAAACCACATCTTCCTGCTCCACCTGGACCATCCCAGCAGGGAGCCTGAGAAG ATTTTCTGGCCAGCCTCCCGGGAGCAGGTCGAGCATTGCCAGCTGGCTGGGAAGAACGTGGAG ACGGAGTGTGCCAACTTCATCCGCCTCCTCCAGCCCTTCAACAGGACCCATGTGTTCGCCTGCGGGACCGGCTCCTACCAGCCCATCTGTGCCTTCATCCAGCTGGGAGCCCGGGGGAAG GGTCCCGGGGCTCCCGCCATGCGGTTGGTGACTCACTCCTTGGAATCAGGGCGAGGACGGTGCCCGTACAGCCCCCGTGAACCCTTCACAGGACTCCTTGTGG ATGGGGAGCTGTATTCCGGCACCTCCAGTGACTTCATGGGCAGCAGCGCCGCCTTCTTCCGGACCTGGGTCcatggggctgagcagagcTACATCCGGACAGAGCAGAACCAGGACCACTGGCTACATG AGCCCGCATTCGTCGGCGCCTATGCCATCCCTGATACCTACAACCCGCACGATGACAAGGTCTACATCTTCTTCCGTGAGACAGCCATGGAAGCTGGGCAGTGGGAGAGGCGGCACATCCATGCCAGAGTGGCCCGGGTCTGCAAG AACGACGTTGGAGGGAAGCACAGCCTCATCAACCGCTGGAGCACATTCCTCAAGGCCCGCCTGGTGTGCTCCATCCCCGGGCCCCAGGGCGCCGAGACACACTTCGACCAGCTCG AGGATGTTTTCCTCCTGCGCACCCGGGACCCCCAGAATCCCCTCGTCTTTGGCCTCTTCACAGTCTCCAG CGGTGTCTTCAGTGGCTCTGCCGTCTGCATCTACTCCATGGCTGCCGTGAGAGCTGCCTTCAGCGGCCCCTTCGCACACAAGGAGGGATTCGACTACCGCTGGGTAGAATATAAGGGCCGTGTCCCCTATCCCCGTCCTGGCACG TGCCCCAGCGAGACGTACGACCCCCTCCTGCAGTCCACCAAGGACTTCCCCGACGAGGTGATCAGCTTCATGCGCACCCACCAGCTGATGTGGGAGCCCGTGTACCCGCGGGGCCGCCAGCCCGTCCTGGCCAGGGTCAACGTTCCTTACCGGCTGCGGCGCCTGCTGGTGCACAGGCTGGAGACGGAGAACAGGCACTACGACGTGCTCTTCCTCGGCACCG ATGAAGGTAAAGTCCTGAAGGTGGGGCTGGCCGGTGGTGTGAGCCGTGGCACCGAGGTGATCAGCCTGGAGGAGATCAGCGTCACCAAG gTGCCTTCTCCCATCCTGGACATGAAGCTATCACCGAAGCGG caggagctgtttgTGAGCAGCACCCACGGGCTGATCCAGCTCTCCCTGTACCGCTGCGAGCTCTATGGCAAAACCTGCACCGACTGCTGCCTCGCCAGGGACCCTTACTGCACCTGGGACAGCAGGACCTGCGCCCCTCATGTGCTCACCGAGAAGAG GCGTGCCCGCTGCCAGGATGTGCTAAAGTCTGACCCGCTCAGCCAGTGCCAGGACACCGCGGAGG GGACCGCTGCTGTGGAGAAGCTGGTTTTTGGGGTGGAGAAGAACTCAACGTTCCTCGAGTGCCTGGCGCGCTCCCCGCAGACCACTGTGCGGTGGCTGGCGCGGCACGGCGAGGAGACGAGCCTGAGCGAG CAGGTCAGGAGCAACGGGCACTTCTcggtgctggagcaggggctgctgaTCCGGCAGCTGGCTCCGGAGGACGCGGGCACCTATGAGTGCCAGGCCATGGAGCGCTCCTTCTCCCGGCCCCTCACCCGGTACAGCCTCCGCATCATCAGGCACGAGGCCATGGAGCTGCCACCTTACAGACGGAGCAAGGGGGCCGAGCTGGGAGGGACCCACCAGAGCCCCCGGCCCCGCACTGACCTGCACCCGGGCTACAAGGGCTTCCCGCGGGCCCTGGGGGCACCGGGCACCAGCCTGGATGTCTACTGCAATGCCCTGCggctgcaggagaggcagcGGCAGAAAGCCTGGCATCAGAAGTGGCAGCACCCATCCCCGGACAGCAAGAGCGGCCGGGTGCGGCGGCACCGCCAGCCCCTGTGA